The genomic window ACCACTAAACCGCTTCCACGATGTGCATTGTTCCCACAACGCTTCTTCCGTGGCCAGGGCAACCAATAGGTGAACGTGGTTGGGCATCACGACGAAGTCGGTCAGCAAATATCGATCGCCGTCAAAATGGAGCAGGCTGTCCGCCACAATTTGCGATAGCTCGGGCTGCTTGAGCACACAACGCCCGGCGCCGGCATCCAGTTGCCGATCCCAAGTTTCGAACATGGCCCATTGCACTTGGGCGCGCTCGTGGACCGGCAATTTCGCCAGTTGCGCTTTATAATTCTCAGCCGTATCCAGCCCAAACGATTCCAATAGTTTGGCTTTTTCCTGGGCAATTCGGGCCAGAACGGGTGCGGGCAGCGAATCGGCCGTTCGCCAGGTGATGAACACCAGCGTGCCCGCTTGCGCCCAGTGCGGCAGGTTTCCATAGGCAACTGCCACATCTTGCCGCGGATCAAAAAACTGAAAATCACGCATGGACGAGGATGATACCACAGCCGCTACACGTAGCCGAGTCTCTCCCACGTAGCCGAGTCTCTCCGAGACTCGGTTTTGGTGGATGTTCAAAGCTTTCGGAGGGCTCCTAGCAGTCTCGGAGAGACTGCTCTACGTGAGCGGAGAAACGCGGCTACGTGACGCGCCTAACCGCGCGGGAATTGGCGGCAGTATTCGTACACCGCCATCGCCACGGCCGTGTGGACGTTGTAAGCGTAGGGCAATCCGTACACGGGAATTTCCACTGCCCGATCGACGGCGGCCAATTCTTCCTCGCTCAACCCGGCACGTTCATTCCCCACGACCAAAGCCGTGCGGCGCTGGAATTGAAAATCGGTCAGGCTTTCCGCGCCCGTGGTTTGCTCCAGGCCGACCAATTGAAAGCCGTCGCTTTTCAGTTGCTTCAGCACCGGCGGCAACGTGCGGCGGATTTCCAATTGCACGGTGTCGGCCCCATCGCGGGCGATTTTTTCGATCAGCTTGGCGTGGCCACAGCCAATTACTCGCGGCAGGCCAGCACAACCGGCCAGGCGAATGATGTGCGACAAATTCACGTTGCTGCGCAGCGGAGCACAGGCGATGATCAATTCTCGCGGGCGATCCAGCGGCGACGGCGGCTTGTGGCGCTCTTGGGTGAAGGACATGGGGCGGAGTGGGAAATTCGGAATGGGGAATGAGCGGGTGATGGGGATGAAAAACTGAGCCGCGCGCGTTAACAAGCGGAGATTCAAACTTCTAGCTTTCGGCTTCCGACCTCCTCATTCCCCATTCCACATTCGACATTTCCCATTACGA from Pirellulales bacterium includes these protein-coding regions:
- a CDS encoding transposase, with protein sequence MRDFQFFDPRQDVAVAYGNLPHWAQAGTLVFITWRTADSLPAPVLARIAQEKAKLLESFGLDTAENYKAQLAKLPVHERAQVQWAMFETWDRQLDAGAGRCVLKQPELSQIVADSLLHFDGDRYLLTDFVVMPNHVHLLVALATEEALWEQCTSWKRFSGRQINQKLGQTGAFWQVEQFDHLVRNPEQFEHYRRYIAANPPKAHLPEGAYRWFSKDLRSA
- a CDS encoding TrmH family RNA methyltransferase, translated to MSFTQERHKPPSPLDRPRELIIACAPLRSNVNLSHIIRLAGCAGLPRVIGCGHAKLIEKIARDGADTVQLEIRRTLPPVLKQLKSDGFQLVGLEQTTGAESLTDFQFQRRTALVVGNERAGLSEEELAAVDRAVEIPVYGLPYAYNVHTAVAMAVYEYCRQFPRG